Proteins from a single region of Pseudarthrobacter sp. NIBRBAC000502772:
- a CDS encoding GntR family transcriptional regulator — translation MASSDPLVPSSRISTTATATRTASGRLRVAVPSVAERVADELRLQLAEGALLPGTRLTESTIAEDLGVSRNTVREAFVELASERLVVRHPNRGVFVASLEAGDVHDVYTVRRAIEVAALRAGGSPEDVAAVRAAVDEGKRAAAAGDDEALGTANQHFHGAIVAMAGSPRLNSIMGQVLAEMRLFFHKATVDAQFYQHYLPDNEAICLALEAGELDRAADLLLAYLDRSEDNLSEVHGEAGTD, via the coding sequence ATGGCCTCTTCAGACCCGCTCGTCCCCTCTTCCCGCATTTCGACGACTGCAACGGCGACCCGGACCGCCTCAGGCCGCCTGCGAGTGGCCGTTCCGTCCGTGGCTGAGCGGGTGGCGGATGAACTCCGCCTGCAGCTGGCGGAGGGAGCATTGCTTCCCGGAACGCGGCTCACCGAATCCACCATCGCCGAGGACCTGGGCGTCTCCCGCAACACGGTGCGCGAGGCCTTCGTGGAACTTGCCAGCGAACGCCTGGTGGTCCGCCATCCCAACCGCGGCGTCTTCGTGGCAAGCCTGGAGGCGGGGGACGTCCACGACGTCTATACCGTCCGGCGCGCCATCGAGGTCGCCGCCCTGCGTGCCGGAGGCAGCCCGGAGGACGTGGCCGCCGTCCGGGCCGCCGTTGACGAAGGCAAACGAGCTGCGGCAGCCGGTGACGACGAAGCCCTGGGCACCGCCAACCAGCACTTCCACGGCGCCATTGTGGCCATGGCCGGAAGCCCGCGGCTGAACAGCATCATGGGCCAGGTCCTGGCCGAAATGCGCCTGTTTTTCCACAAAGCCACCGTGGACGCGCAGTTCTACCAGCACTACCTGCCGGACAACGAAGCGATCTGCCTGGCCCTGGAAGCCGGGGAACTGGACCGCGCGGCCGACCTTCTCCTGGCGTACCTGGACCGCTCCGAAGACAACCTGAGCGAGGTGCACGGCGAGGCCGGAACAGACTGA
- a CDS encoding LamB/YcsF family protein, with amino-acid sequence MATIDLNSDVGESFGRWSLGDDLAMFGSVSSANVACGFHAGDPSVIRRTCREAAAAGVAIGAHVGYRDLAGFGRRFMDISPTELADDVVYQIGALQALAAVEGTQVRYVKPHGGLYNAIVTHTAQAQAVVDAVKSVDPNLPILGLPGSEVLRLAEKAGLRAVTEAFADRAYNPDGTLVSRSLPGAVLEDPEQVAEHVLRMATESSVRTIDGSTLKIRAESICVHGDSPGAVAMATAVKSALGDAGVSIGSFR; translated from the coding sequence ATGGCAACGATTGACCTGAACAGCGACGTCGGCGAGTCCTTCGGACGATGGAGCCTCGGCGATGACCTGGCGATGTTCGGCTCGGTTTCGAGCGCGAACGTGGCCTGCGGATTCCACGCCGGCGATCCCAGCGTCATCCGCAGGACCTGCCGCGAGGCTGCTGCTGCCGGCGTCGCTATTGGTGCCCACGTCGGCTACCGGGACCTCGCCGGTTTCGGACGCCGATTCATGGACATCAGCCCCACAGAACTGGCCGACGACGTGGTGTACCAGATCGGTGCCCTGCAGGCCCTGGCCGCCGTTGAAGGAACCCAAGTCCGGTATGTGAAGCCGCACGGCGGACTGTACAACGCCATCGTGACGCACACAGCGCAGGCCCAGGCCGTCGTCGACGCCGTGAAATCGGTTGACCCCAACCTTCCGATCCTCGGCCTCCCCGGTTCGGAAGTCCTGCGGCTTGCAGAGAAAGCCGGCTTGCGCGCCGTGACCGAAGCGTTCGCGGACAGGGCCTACAACCCGGACGGCACCCTGGTGTCGCGCTCCCTCCCCGGAGCAGTCCTTGAGGATCCGGAACAAGTGGCGGAACATGTCCTACGGATGGCCACGGAATCCTCCGTCCGCACAATTGACGGGTCCACCCTCAAAATCCGCGCGGAAAGCATCTGCGTGCATGGTGACTCACCGGGGGCCGTAGCGATGGCCACCGCAGTGAAGTCCGCTCTCGGCGACGCCGGCGTGAGCATCGGCTCGTTCCGCTAG